A genomic region of Streptosporangium lutulentum contains the following coding sequences:
- a CDS encoding SCO6745 family protein encodes MTTNVPRVMWQLLEPLHAVTYFAPEARAAADAIGMRGFWMGYFAMRAAPLGPVGPDVVTAAFHGFHPARVRRALPDAWTFATPSSVLRARLEGAGAALERLLTGTTLDSEDLRTAATLAWRAAEHADTAGRILGAANQALPSPAEPHLRLWQAATTLREHRGDGHVAALVAHGVSPIQSHLLKAAADETDMDLLRQGRKWDDDDWVAGAAALRERGWLDGSDRLTAVGARERDRIERLTDEAAAGPWRALGDELTTTLARLLRPLTDAIVESGTFPPSSPIGLKWPPVVPGEDDRESSLSAAFARHETG; translated from the coding sequence GTGACCACGAACGTCCCACGTGTCATGTGGCAACTGCTGGAGCCCTTACACGCCGTCACCTACTTCGCCCCGGAAGCACGGGCGGCGGCCGACGCGATCGGCATGCGCGGATTCTGGATGGGCTACTTCGCGATGAGAGCGGCTCCGCTCGGACCGGTGGGTCCGGACGTGGTCACCGCCGCCTTCCACGGCTTCCATCCGGCGCGGGTGCGCCGGGCGCTCCCCGACGCCTGGACGTTCGCGACCCCCTCCTCCGTGCTGCGGGCCCGGCTCGAAGGGGCGGGGGCCGCCCTGGAGCGCCTGCTCACGGGCACGACGCTCGACTCCGAGGACCTGCGCACGGCCGCCACGCTCGCCTGGAGGGCGGCCGAGCACGCCGACACCGCGGGCCGGATACTCGGCGCGGCGAACCAGGCCCTTCCCTCGCCGGCCGAACCGCACCTGCGGCTGTGGCAGGCCGCGACCACGCTGCGCGAGCACCGGGGCGACGGGCACGTGGCCGCACTGGTGGCCCACGGCGTGTCCCCGATCCAGTCCCACCTGCTCAAGGCCGCGGCGGACGAGACCGACATGGACCTCCTGCGGCAGGGCCGGAAATGGGATGACGACGACTGGGTCGCCGGCGCCGCCGCCCTGCGCGAGCGGGGATGGCTCGACGGCTCCGATCGCCTGACCGCCGTGGGCGCGCGGGAACGCGACCGGATCGAGCGGCTGACCGACGAGGCGGCGGCCGGTCCCTGGCGAGCCCTCGGGGACGAGCTCACCACCACGCTCGCCCGGCTGCTCCGTCCCCTGACCGACGCGATCGTCGAGTCGGGCACGTTTCCGCCGTCGAGCCCGATCGGCCTGAAGTGGCCGCCCGTCGTCCCGGGCGAGGACGATCGGGAGTCCTCGCTCTCGGCCGCCTTCGCGCGACACGAGACCGGCTGA